Genomic segment of Methanoculleus horonobensis:
TTCGAGATGGTCAGCGACATGGATACAGGCACCGCCATCGAGGAGGCGCTTGTCGGGTTCGGCTTTGAGTATCACACCATCGACGAAGACGCCGAACTCTGGATCTCAGACGAACACGGGCTGATGGTCTTCCTCTACTTCACCGACCCGGACGGGCGGTACTACAACTACAGGATCGTCACATTCGACGTCGTCGGCGAGGAAGAAGAGATACCCGCGTGACCGGCAGGGCAGTGAGATGCCGTACCAGGTGCTATATATCGTAACCGACATCTGGTGTGCGGCGAGAATCTGGAGGGATTGAGATGGAGCGCTCGGTAAAGCATCTGATGGAGGATAGGGAGAAGCGGCGCGAGGAGAACATCGGCAAGTACATCGAGCAACTCTCGGACGAGAGCACACCCTACCGGCTGCGGGCGGCCGAGGCGCTCGGGATGTGCGCCGACCCCCGCGCAGTCGAGCCGCTGATTGCCGCTCTTGCAGACCGCGAGAACGAGGTCAGATGGGTCGCCGCGCAGGCGCTCGGGAGACTGCGCGACGCGCGGGCGGTCGAACCGCTCCTCGCTCTCCTCGGCGACCGCGACCGGTGGGCGCGGCGCGGTGCTGCCTGGTCGCTCGGCGAGATCGGCGATCCGCGTGCGGTCGAGCCCCTCCTCGTCCTTCTCGGCGACAACAAGAAAGACGTCAGGGCTGCCGCTGCCGAGGCGCTCGGGAAACTCCGCGACCGGCGGGCGGCAGGCACCCTCTCCACCGCGCTCGAGGGCGAGGAGGAGCCCGAGGTCCGGACGGCGATCCGCCGGGCGCTGCGCGAGATCACCGGCGAGGCGGGATTTTGACCGGAGAAGGAGAGCGGAGGCTCTTTCGCTACTA
This window contains:
- a CDS encoding HEAT repeat domain-containing protein, producing the protein MERSVKHLMEDREKRREENIGKYIEQLSDESTPYRLRAAEALGMCADPRAVEPLIAALADRENEVRWVAAQALGRLRDARAVEPLLALLGDRDRWARRGAAWSLGEIGDPRAVEPLLVLLGDNKKDVRAAAAEALGKLRDRRAAGTLSTALEGEEEPEVRTAIRRALREITGEAGF